From a region of the Malania oleifera isolate guangnan ecotype guangnan chromosome 12, ASM2987363v1, whole genome shotgun sequence genome:
- the LOC131144606 gene encoding ER lumen protein-retaining receptor A has protein sequence MNIFRLAGDMTHLISIIVLLLKIYATKSCSGISLKTQELYALVFLTRYLDLFTDFISVYNTVMKIVFIVTSLAIVWCMRVHRVVKRSYDRELDTFRHYLLVAASFVLALLVHEKFTFQEIFWAFSIYLEAVAILPQLVLLQRSGNVDNLTGQYVFFLGAYRAFYILNWIYRYFSEPHFSRWIACVSGLVQTALYADFFYFYFISWKNNAKLQLPA, from the exons ATGAATATCTTCCGATTAGCTGGGGACATGACGCATCTCATCAGTATCATAGTCCTCCTCCTCAAAATCTACGCTACCAAATCATGTTCAG GGATTTCGCTCAAGACGCAGGAGCTGTATGCCCTGGTGTTCTTGACTCGCTACTTGGATCTATTCACCGACTTCATCTCCGTGTACAACACTGTGATGAAGATTGTGTTCATTGTAACCTCTCTGGCAATCGTGTGGTGCATGCGGGTGCACCGTGTAGTGAAGCGGTCCTATGACAGAGAGCTCGACACCTTTCGTCACTACCTTCTCGTTGCCGCAAGCTTTGTCTTGGCGCTCCTTGTTCACGAGAAGTTCACATTTCAAGAG ATCTTCTGGGCATTTTCAATATACTTGGAGGCAGTTGCAATTCTCCCGCAGTTAGTTCTGCTACAGCGAAGTGGAAATGTAGACAATTTAACAGGGCAATATGTTTTCTTTCTTGG GGCTTATCGGGCATTTTACATCCTCAACTGGATCTATCGCTATTTCTCAGAGCCGCATTTTAGTCGATGGATAG CCTGCGTCTCTGGTCTTGTCCAGACAGCACTTTATGCAGATTTCTTCTATTTTTACTTTATTAG CTGGAAAAATAATGCGAAACTTCAGCTGCCAGCTTGA